The Leclercia sp. S52 genome has a segment encoding these proteins:
- the queA gene encoding tRNA preQ1(34) S-adenosylmethionine ribosyltransferase-isomerase QueA codes for MRVADFSFELPESLIAHYPMPERSSCRLLSLDGPTGALTHGTFTDLLDKLNPGDLLVFNNTRVIPARLFGRKASGGKIEVLVERMLDDKRILAHIRASKAPKPGAELLLGDDESINATMVARHDALFEVEFNDERTVLDILNTIGHMPLPPYIERPDEEADRELYQTVYSQKPGAVAAPTAGLHFDEPLLEKLRAKGIEMAFVTLHVGAGTFQPVRVDSIEDHIMHSEYAEVPQEVVDAVLAAKGRGSRVIAVGTTSVRSLESAAQAAKNDLIEPFFGDTQIFIYPGYQYKVIDALVTNFHLPESTLIMLVSAFAGYQNTMNAYKAAVEQKYRFFSYGDAMFITYNPQALNERVGE; via the coding sequence ATGCGCGTCGCCGATTTCTCCTTTGAATTACCCGAGTCCCTGATTGCCCACTATCCTATGCCTGAGCGCAGTAGCTGTCGCTTATTGTCGCTGGATGGGCCGACGGGTGCGCTGACGCACGGTACGTTCACCGATTTACTCGACAAGCTCAACCCGGGTGATCTGCTGGTGTTCAACAACACCCGCGTGATCCCGGCCCGTCTGTTCGGCCGTAAAGCCAGCGGCGGCAAGATCGAAGTGCTGGTCGAAAGAATGCTCGATGATAAACGTATTCTGGCACATATTCGCGCCTCCAAGGCGCCAAAGCCGGGCGCGGAGCTGCTGCTGGGCGATGACGAGAGCATCAACGCCACCATGGTGGCGCGCCACGACGCGCTGTTTGAAGTCGAGTTTAATGACGAGCGCACGGTGCTGGATATTCTGAACACCATCGGCCATATGCCGCTGCCGCCGTATATTGAGCGTCCGGATGAAGAGGCTGATCGCGAGCTGTATCAGACCGTCTACAGCCAGAAGCCTGGCGCGGTAGCTGCGCCGACGGCGGGTCTGCACTTTGATGAGCCTTTGCTGGAAAAACTGCGCGCAAAAGGCATTGAGATGGCCTTTGTGACTCTGCACGTCGGCGCGGGTACCTTCCAGCCGGTGCGTGTGGACAGCATTGAAGATCATATTATGCACTCCGAATACGCCGAAGTGCCGCAGGAGGTTGTGGATGCGGTTCTGGCGGCGAAAGGCCGTGGCAGCCGCGTGATTGCCGTTGGTACCACCTCGGTTCGCTCGCTGGAAAGTGCCGCTCAGGCCGCCAAAAACGATCTGATCGAACCTTTCTTTGGCGATACGCAGATCTTTATCTACCCGGGCTACCAGTACAAAGTGATTGATGCGCTGGTGACCAACTTCCACCTGCCGGAGTCGACCTTAATCATGCTGGTGTCGGCATTTGCGGGTTATCAAAACACCATGAATGCCTACAAGGCTGCGGTAGAACAAAAATATCGGTTTTTTAGCTACGGGGACGCGATGTTTATCACGTACAATCCGCAGGCTTTGAATGAACGTGTCGGGGAATAA
- the brnQ gene encoding branched-chain amino acid transporter carrier protein BrnQ codes for MTHQLKSRDIIALGFMTFALFVGAGNIIFPPMVGLQAGEHVWTAAIGFLITAVGLPVLTVVALAKVGGGVDSLSAPIGKVAGVMLAVVCYLAIGPLFATPRTATVSFEVGIAPLTGDGPLPLFIYSLVYFAIVILVSLYPGKLLDTVGNFLAPMKILALLVLAVAAIIWPAGPLSSATEAYQNAAFSNGFVNGYLTMDTLGAMAFGIVIVNAARSRGVTEARLLTRYTVWAGLMAGAGLALLYLALFRLGSDSSVLVDQGANGAAILHAYVQHTFGGAGSMMLAILIFLACLVTAVGLTCACAEFFAQYVPLSYRTLVFILGGFSMAVSNLGLSHLIQVSIPVLTTIYPPCIVLVVLSFTRGWWNNSTRIIASAMFISLLFGMLDGIKASAISAMLPAWTQRLPLSEQGLAWLMPTVVALVLAIIWDRAAGRQVTSNAH; via the coding sequence ATGACCCATCAATTGAAATCGCGTGACATCATCGCACTGGGCTTTATGACATTTGCGCTGTTCGTTGGCGCTGGCAACATCATCTTCCCACCTATGGTTGGCCTGCAGGCGGGTGAACACGTCTGGACCGCGGCGATCGGCTTTCTGATCACCGCAGTAGGCCTGCCGGTACTGACCGTCGTGGCGCTGGCGAAAGTGGGCGGCGGCGTTGACAGCCTCAGCGCGCCTATTGGTAAAGTGGCCGGGGTCATGCTGGCCGTGGTCTGCTATCTGGCGATTGGTCCGCTGTTCGCCACCCCGCGTACCGCGACCGTCTCCTTCGAAGTGGGGATTGCCCCGCTGACCGGCGATGGCCCGCTGCCACTGTTTATCTACAGCCTGGTTTACTTCGCTATCGTGATCCTGGTGTCGCTCTATCCGGGCAAACTGCTGGATACCGTGGGCAACTTCCTGGCGCCAATGAAGATTCTGGCCCTGTTGGTGCTGGCGGTTGCGGCGATTATCTGGCCGGCTGGCCCATTAAGCTCCGCGACCGAAGCCTATCAGAATGCCGCTTTCTCTAACGGTTTCGTGAATGGCTACCTGACCATGGATACGCTGGGTGCAATGGCCTTCGGTATCGTGATCGTTAACGCCGCGCGTTCCCGTGGCGTGACCGAAGCGCGTCTGCTGACCCGCTACACCGTCTGGGCTGGCCTGATGGCAGGTGCTGGACTGGCGCTGCTCTATCTGGCGCTGTTCCGTCTGGGTTCCGACAGCAGCGTGCTGGTTGACCAGGGCGCAAACGGTGCGGCGATTCTGCATGCTTACGTGCAGCACACCTTTGGCGGCGCGGGCAGCATGATGCTGGCTATCCTGATCTTCCTGGCCTGTCTGGTGACGGCGGTTGGCCTGACCTGTGCCTGTGCGGAGTTCTTTGCTCAGTACGTTCCGCTCTCTTATCGCACGCTGGTGTTTATCCTCGGCGGCTTCTCGATGGCGGTATCGAACCTGGGTCTGAGCCACCTGATTCAGGTCTCTATTCCGGTGCTGACCACCATCTACCCGCCGTGTATCGTGCTGGTGGTGCTGAGCTTCACCCGCGGCTGGTGGAATAATTCCACACGAATTATTGCCTCGGCCATGTTTATCAGTCTGCTTTTTGGTATGCTTGACGGTATTAAGGCATCGGCAATCAGCGCCATGCTGCCCGCCTGGACACAGCGTCTGCCGCTGTCTGAACAGGGTCTGGCGTGGCTGATGCCTACCGTTGTTGCACTGGTACTGGCTATTATCTGGGATCGTGCTGCAGGGCGTCAGGTTACATCGAACGCGCACTAA
- the acpH gene encoding ACP phosphodiesterase, with amino-acid sequence MNFLAHLHLAHLADSSLSGNLLADFVRGNPAEDYPADVVEGIFMHRRIDVMTDNLPEVQEAKAWFRPETRRVAPITLDVMWDHFVSRHWEQLSPEMPLPAFVRYARAQVAIILPDSPPRFVNLNNYLWSERWLERYSEMDFIQRVLNGMASRRPRLDALRDSWQDLDAHYDALETRFWQFYPRMMEQAKSKQL; translated from the coding sequence ATGAATTTTCTCGCTCACTTGCACCTCGCTCATCTCGCTGACAGCTCCCTTTCCGGCAATTTGCTGGCTGATTTTGTGCGCGGCAATCCCGCCGAGGATTACCCCGCTGACGTGGTGGAGGGCATTTTCATGCACCGCCGGATCGACGTCATGACCGATAACCTGCCCGAAGTGCAGGAAGCCAAGGCGTGGTTCCGCCCGGAAACCCGCCGGGTCGCCCCCATTACGCTGGATGTGATGTGGGATCACTTCGTCTCCCGCCACTGGGAACAGCTCTCCCCGGAAATGCCCCTGCCGGCGTTCGTGCGCTATGCCCGCGCTCAGGTGGCGATCATCCTTCCGGACTCTCCACCGCGCTTTGTGAATCTCAATAACTACCTGTGGTCAGAGCGCTGGCTTGAGCGCTATAGCGAGATGGATTTCATCCAGCGGGTGCTCAACGGGATGGCCAGCCGCCGCCCGCGTCTCGACGCCCTGCGCGACTCCTGGCAGGACCTGGATGCCCATTACGACGCGCTGGAGACCCGCTTCTGGCAGTTCTATCCGCGGATGATGGAGCAGGCAAAATCTAAGCAGCTTTAA
- a CDS encoding peroxiredoxin C, with protein MVLVTRPAPDFTAAAVLGNGEIVENFNFKQHTNGKATVLFFWPMDFTFVCPSELIAFDKRYEEFQKRGVEVVGVSFDSEFVHNAWRNTPVDNGGIGQVKYAMVADIKREIQQAYGIEHPDAGVALRGSFLIDANGIVRHQVVNDLPLGRNIDEMLRMVDALQFHEEHGEVCPAQWEKGKEGMAASPAGVAKYLTENVSSL; from the coding sequence ATGGTTCTGGTAACTCGTCCGGCCCCGGATTTTACAGCTGCAGCCGTTCTGGGCAACGGTGAAATCGTTGAGAACTTCAACTTCAAACAGCACACCAACGGTAAAGCCACCGTTCTGTTCTTCTGGCCAATGGACTTCACCTTCGTTTGCCCGTCTGAACTGATCGCGTTCGACAAGCGTTACGAAGAATTCCAGAAGCGTGGCGTGGAAGTGGTTGGCGTCTCCTTCGACTCTGAGTTTGTACACAACGCATGGCGTAACACCCCTGTCGACAACGGCGGCATCGGTCAAGTGAAATACGCGATGGTTGCGGACATCAAACGCGAAATCCAGCAGGCTTACGGTATCGAGCATCCGGACGCGGGCGTTGCCCTGCGCGGCTCCTTCCTGATCGACGCTAACGGTATCGTGCGTCACCAGGTGGTGAACGATCTGCCACTGGGTCGTAACATCGACGAAATGCTGCGTATGGTTGATGCGCTGCAGTTCCACGAAGAGCACGGTGAAGTGTGCCCGGCTCAGTGGGAAAAAGGTAAAGAAGGTATGGCCGCTTCTCCAGCAGGCGTAGCTAAATACCTGACCGAGAACGTATCCAGCCTGTAA
- the proY gene encoding proline-specific permease ProY gives MESTNKLKRGLSARHIRFMALGSAIGTGLFYGSADAIKMAGPSVLLAYLIGGVAAYIIMRALGEMSVHNPSASSFSRYAQENLGPLAGYITGWTYCFEILIVAIADVTAFGIYMGVWFPTVPHWVWVLSVVLIICAINLMSVKVFGELEFWFSFFKVATIIIMIAAGIGIIIWGIGNGGQPTGIHNLWSNGGFFSNGWIGMVMSLQMVMFAYGGIEIIGITAGEAKDPEKSIPRAINSVPMRILVFYVGTLFVIMSIYPWNQVGTNGSPFVLTFQHLGITFAASILNFVVLTASLSAINADVFGVGRMLHGMAEQGSAPKAFAKTSSRGTPWVTVLVMTVALLLSVYLNYIMPENVFLVIASLATFATVWVWIMILMSQIGFRRRLSPEEVKALKFKVPGGVASTVGGLIFLVFIIGLIGYHPETRISLYVGFAWIALLLVGWVFKRRRERQLAEVQ, from the coding sequence ATGGAAAGCACTAACAAACTCAAGCGTGGATTGAGCGCCCGCCACATCCGCTTTATGGCGCTGGGTTCTGCAATCGGCACCGGTCTTTTTTATGGCTCGGCAGATGCCATCAAAATGGCCGGTCCCAGCGTTCTGCTGGCATATCTTATCGGCGGTGTTGCCGCCTACATCATCATGCGTGCGCTGGGGGAGATGTCCGTACATAACCCGTCGGCCAGCTCCTTCTCCCGCTATGCTCAGGAAAACCTGGGCCCGCTCGCCGGGTACATCACCGGCTGGACCTACTGCTTCGAAATCCTGATTGTGGCGATTGCCGACGTGACGGCATTCGGCATCTATATGGGCGTCTGGTTCCCGACCGTGCCGCACTGGGTCTGGGTACTCAGCGTGGTGCTGATCATCTGCGCCATCAACCTGATGAGCGTGAAGGTGTTTGGCGAGCTGGAGTTCTGGTTCTCCTTCTTTAAAGTCGCCACCATCATCATCATGATTGCCGCCGGTATTGGCATCATCATCTGGGGGATTGGCAACGGCGGACAACCCACCGGGATCCACAATCTGTGGAGCAACGGCGGCTTCTTCAGCAACGGCTGGATTGGCATGGTGATGTCGCTGCAGATGGTGATGTTCGCCTACGGCGGGATCGAAATCATCGGCATTACCGCCGGTGAAGCGAAAGATCCTGAGAAGTCTATCCCGCGCGCCATCAACTCGGTGCCGATGCGTATTCTGGTGTTCTACGTGGGGACGCTGTTTGTGATCATGTCCATCTATCCGTGGAACCAAGTCGGCACCAACGGCAGCCCGTTCGTACTCACCTTCCAGCATCTGGGGATCACCTTTGCCGCCAGCATCCTTAACTTTGTGGTGCTGACCGCGTCGCTCTCCGCCATTAACGCCGACGTCTTTGGCGTGGGGCGTATGCTGCACGGCATGGCAGAGCAGGGCAGCGCGCCTAAGGCCTTCGCCAAAACCTCCAGCCGCGGCACGCCGTGGGTGACGGTGCTGGTGATGACCGTAGCACTGCTGCTGTCGGTCTATCTGAACTACATCATGCCGGAGAACGTCTTCCTGGTGATTGCGTCGCTGGCGACCTTCGCCACCGTCTGGGTGTGGATCATGATCCTGATGTCGCAGATTGGCTTCCGCCGTCGTCTGTCGCCTGAAGAGGTGAAAGCGCTGAAGTTTAAAGTGCCGGGCGGCGTGGCAAGTACCGTTGGCGGCCTGATCTTCCTGGTCTTTATTATCGGCCTGATTGGTTACCATCCGGAAACCCGCATCTCGCTGTATGTCGGCTTCGCGTGGATTGCCCTGCTGCTGGTGGGCTGGGTGTTTAAACGCCGCCGCGAGCGCCAGTTAGCGGAAGTGCAGTAA
- the yajC gene encoding preprotein translocase subunit YajC: MSFFISDAVAATGAPAQGSPMSLILMLVVFGLIFYFMILRPQQKRTKEHKKLMDSIAKGDEVLTNGGLVGRVSKVADNGYIVIALNDTTEVVIKRDFVAAVLPKGTMKAL, encoded by the coding sequence ATGAGCTTTTTTATTTCTGATGCGGTAGCGGCAACAGGTGCACCGGCGCAGGGCAGCCCGATGTCTCTGATTCTGATGCTGGTGGTGTTCGGTCTGATCTTCTATTTCATGATCCTGCGTCCACAGCAGAAGCGCACCAAAGAGCACAAAAAGCTGATGGACTCCATCGCGAAAGGCGATGAAGTGCTGACTAACGGTGGTCTGGTAGGTCGTGTGAGCAAAGTTGCCGATAACGGCTACATCGTTATCGCGCTGAACGATACCACTGAAGTAGTGATCAAACGTGACTTCGTCGCTGCCGTTCTGCCGAAAGGCACCATGAAAGCGCTGTAA
- the phoB gene encoding phosphate response regulator transcription factor PhoB, producing the protein MARRILVVEDEAPIREMVCFVLEQNGFQPVEAEDYDSAVNQLNEPWPDLILLDWMLPGGSGLQFIKHIKREALTRDIPVMMLTARGEEEDRVRGLETGADDYITKPFSPKELVARIKAVMRRISPMAVEEVIEMQGLSLDPTSHRVMTGENPLDMGPTEFKLLHFFMTHPERVYSREQLLNNVWGTNVYVEDRTVDVHIRRLRKALETSGHDRMVQTVRGTGYRFSTRF; encoded by the coding sequence ATGGCGAGACGTATTCTGGTCGTAGAAGATGAAGCACCCATTCGTGAAATGGTCTGTTTCGTGCTCGAACAAAATGGCTTTCAACCGGTGGAAGCCGAAGATTACGACAGCGCGGTGAATCAGCTCAACGAACCCTGGCCCGATCTGATCCTGCTCGACTGGATGTTGCCCGGCGGCTCTGGTCTGCAATTCATCAAACATATCAAACGTGAAGCCTTAACCCGCGATATTCCGGTAATGATGTTGACGGCCCGCGGCGAAGAGGAAGATCGCGTTCGCGGTCTGGAGACCGGGGCGGATGACTACATCACCAAACCCTTCTCACCGAAAGAGCTGGTGGCGCGTATCAAGGCGGTGATGCGCCGTATTTCACCGATGGCGGTGGAAGAGGTGATCGAGATGCAGGGTCTGAGCCTGGATCCCACTTCGCACCGCGTGATGACCGGTGAAAATCCCCTCGATATGGGACCGACCGAATTCAAACTGCTGCACTTCTTCATGACCCACCCGGAACGCGTCTACAGCCGCGAGCAGTTGCTCAATAATGTGTGGGGAACTAACGTCTATGTTGAAGACCGGACGGTGGATGTTCACATTCGTCGTCTGCGTAAGGCCCTTGAAACCAGCGGTCACGATCGCATGGTACAGACCGTCCGCGGCACGGGTTATCGTTTCTCAACCCGTTTCTGA
- the tgt gene encoding tRNA guanosine(34) transglycosylase Tgt → MKFELDTTDGRARRGRLVFDRGVVETPAFMPVGTYGTVKGMTPEEVEATGAQIILGNTFHLWLRPGQEVMKLHGDLHDFMQWKGPILTDSGGFQVFSLGDIRKITEKGVHFRNPINGDPIFLDPEKSMEIQYDLGSDIVMIFDECTPYPADWDYAKRSMEMSLRWAKRSRDRFDGLGNKNALFGIIQGSVYEDLRDISVKGLVEIGFDGYAVGGLAVGEPKEDMHRILEHVCPQIPTDKPRYLMGVGKPEDLVEGVRRGIDMFDCVMPTRNARNGHLFVTDGVVKIRNAKHKSDTSTLDAECDCYTCRNYSRAYLHHLDRCNEILGARLNTIHNLRYYQRLMAGLRKAIEEGKLESFVTDFYQRQGRDVPPLNVD, encoded by the coding sequence ATGAAATTTGAACTTGATACCACCGATGGCCGCGCTCGCCGTGGCCGTCTGGTGTTCGATCGTGGCGTAGTCGAAACGCCAGCCTTCATGCCTGTGGGCACCTACGGCACCGTAAAAGGGATGACGCCGGAAGAAGTCGAAGCCACGGGCGCGCAAATTATCCTCGGCAACACCTTCCACCTGTGGCTGCGCCCGGGCCAGGAAGTGATGAAGCTGCACGGCGATCTGCATGATTTTATGCAGTGGAAAGGCCCAATCCTGACCGACTCCGGCGGATTCCAGGTCTTCAGCCTCGGTGACATCCGTAAGATCACCGAAAAAGGCGTTCATTTCCGTAACCCTATCAACGGCGACCCGATCTTCCTCGATCCGGAAAAATCGATGGAGATTCAGTACGATCTCGGTTCCGATATCGTAATGATCTTCGACGAATGTACGCCATACCCGGCAGACTGGGACTACGCCAAGCGCTCAATGGAGATGTCTCTACGTTGGGCGAAGCGCAGCCGCGACCGCTTTGATGGCCTCGGTAACAAAAATGCGCTGTTCGGCATTATTCAGGGAAGCGTTTACGAAGATTTACGCGATATCTCTGTTAAAGGTCTGGTAGAGATAGGTTTTGATGGCTACGCTGTCGGCGGTCTGGCTGTGGGGGAACCGAAGGAAGATATGCACCGTATTCTGGAGCATGTTTGCCCGCAAATTCCAACAGATAAGCCTCGATACCTGATGGGCGTCGGTAAGCCAGAAGATCTGGTTGAAGGCGTACGTCGCGGCATTGATATGTTCGACTGCGTTATGCCGACCCGCAACGCCCGTAATGGTCACCTGTTCGTGACCGACGGCGTGGTAAAAATCCGTAATGCGAAGCATAAAAGCGATACCAGCACGCTCGATGCCGAGTGCGATTGCTATACCTGTCGCAATTATTCTCGTGCCTATTTGCATCATCTTGATCGTTGTAATGAAATACTGGGCGCGCGTCTCAACACGATTCATAACCTTCGCTATTACCAGCGCTTAATGGCTGGTTTACGCAAGGCTATCGAAGAGGGTAAATTAGAGAGCTTCGTGACCGATTTTTACCAACGACAGGGTCGGGATGTCCCACCTTTGAACGTTGATTAA
- a CDS encoding DUF3999 domain-containing protein encodes MKWMKAVLWGALLSAAGSVSGSDSVREAPQDYATGVMLDTTGSSPWYRVSLPQAVYQGTAWQDLRDVRVFNHQGDAVPFALEVQKTQPATPQTEALRLFPLAVSPVAPREPDRRDSAAFILRSQTGVEIRLESDEVNTIGQSYLLTLPEARQEPFSLAQLRLNWNTPAGNWQGKASVYASQDLRDWRPVQEGAPLMDLVRDNDRLKMDTINASLTLSAQWNRYLLVILDSQSPALALNSVTAIADSSEPAAERIVVAARPDKVGDDQVIWRWTQAQPLTSLRIALENEGVLPVELSWRSGEKAPWQPLTKTVLYQWDGKRSPDLRLSGQQVEAVRMMTINARLPETLPELSGARDSYQLVFNTQGKGPYMLAWGNRAAQKADIGLDMLIPASLRNADDLNDLPWAGAQESVMLGGKARLTATSAAEQQSRWKTLLVWGTLILGVAALALMAWRIWREVKKDPAA; translated from the coding sequence ATGAAATGGATGAAAGCAGTGTTATGGGGGGCGCTGTTGAGTGCGGCGGGTTCAGTCTCCGGCAGCGATTCGGTACGGGAAGCCCCCCAGGATTACGCCACGGGTGTAATGCTGGATACGACCGGCTCATCGCCCTGGTATCGCGTTTCGCTGCCGCAGGCGGTCTATCAGGGTACGGCCTGGCAGGATTTACGCGATGTTCGGGTTTTCAACCATCAGGGCGATGCGGTGCCTTTTGCCCTTGAAGTGCAGAAAACGCAACCTGCCACACCACAGACGGAAGCACTGCGGCTTTTTCCTTTGGCTGTATCGCCAGTCGCGCCGCGGGAGCCGGATCGACGAGATTCTGCGGCCTTTATTTTACGCTCCCAAACCGGGGTTGAAATTCGGCTGGAAAGTGACGAGGTCAACACGATCGGCCAAAGCTATTTGCTGACGCTGCCGGAAGCGCGGCAAGAGCCTTTCTCACTGGCACAATTACGCCTGAACTGGAATACGCCAGCGGGCAACTGGCAGGGGAAGGCGTCGGTCTATGCCAGTCAGGATTTACGCGACTGGCGGCCAGTGCAGGAAGGTGCACCGCTGATGGATCTGGTGCGTGATAACGATCGTCTGAAAATGGATACCATCAATGCCAGCCTGACGCTCTCTGCGCAGTGGAACCGTTATCTGCTGGTGATCCTCGATTCGCAAAGTCCGGCGCTGGCGCTGAACAGCGTGACGGCCATTGCCGACAGCAGTGAACCGGCAGCCGAACGCATCGTGGTCGCTGCCCGGCCGGATAAAGTAGGAGATGATCAGGTCATCTGGCGCTGGACACAGGCGCAGCCGCTCACTTCCCTGCGGATCGCTCTGGAAAACGAAGGGGTGTTGCCGGTGGAGTTAAGCTGGAGAAGTGGTGAAAAAGCCCCCTGGCAACCGCTGACAAAAACCGTGCTTTACCAGTGGGACGGCAAGCGTTCGCCCGATCTTCGTCTGTCGGGTCAACAGGTCGAAGCGGTACGGATGATGACGATCAACGCCAGATTGCCGGAAACGCTGCCTGAACTGAGCGGCGCGCGCGACAGCTATCAGCTGGTATTTAATACGCAAGGCAAAGGGCCTTATATGCTGGCCTGGGGAAACCGGGCAGCGCAAAAGGCGGATATCGGGCTGGATATGCTGATCCCGGCGTCGCTGCGTAATGCTGACGATCTCAACGACCTGCCCTGGGCCGGGGCGCAGGAAAGCGTGATGCTGGGTGGTAAGGCGAGATTGACTGCTACTTCAGCCGCCGAACAACAGAGTCGCTGGAAAACGCTGCTGGTGTGGGGGACGCTGATCCTGGGCGTTGCGGCTCTGGCGCTGATGGCATGGCGGATCTGGCGCGAAGTCAAAAAGGACCCCGCGGCGTAA
- the malZ gene encoding maltodextrin glucosidase, with product MLNAWHLPVAPFVKQNNDKLVITLWLTGEHLPERVTMRAEFDNEETSLPMHKLRSQPQPGVTAWRATIDTTKGQPRHRYSFKMLWHNRQLWFTPQGFSRFPPARLEQFAVDFPDAGPEWVVEQVFYQIFPDRFARSQQRDPERDKTYYHHAAGHETIFHEWDEPVTAQAGGSTFYGGDLDGISEKLPYLKKLGVTALYLNPVFVAPSVHKYDTEDYRHVDEQFGGDEALLRLRENTHREGMRLILDGVFNHSGDSHAWFDRHNRGTGGACHNPDSTQRDWYSFDDEGRALDWLGYASLPKLDYQSPTMVDEIYGGEDSIVRHWLKAPWNMDGWRLDVVHMLGEGGGARNNLQHVAGITRSAKQARPDAFVFGEHFGDARQWLQADAEDSAMNYRGFTFPLWGFLANTDISYDPQLIDAETCMKWMDNYRASLSHQQQLRMFNQLDSHDTARFKSLLGKDVARLPLAVTWLFTWPGVPCIYYGDEVGLDGNNDPFCRKTFPWETERQDPVLFRLYQRLIKLRKQSQALRYGGCQVVYAHDNVVVFMRVYNQQRVLVAINRGEACEVVIDHSPLLNVKQWQLKEGKGVAQEGVLSLPAISASVWFGH from the coding sequence ATGTTGAATGCATGGCACCTGCCGGTTGCCCCATTTGTTAAGCAAAACAACGATAAACTCGTCATCACGCTGTGGCTGACGGGTGAGCACCTGCCTGAGCGGGTGACGATGCGCGCTGAATTCGATAATGAAGAGACTTCGCTGCCGATGCACAAGCTGCGCAGCCAGCCGCAGCCCGGCGTCACCGCCTGGCGGGCAACCATCGACACAACGAAAGGGCAGCCGCGGCACCGCTACAGCTTTAAAATGCTCTGGCATAACCGCCAGCTGTGGTTTACCCCGCAGGGGTTCAGCCGTTTTCCTCCCGCCCGGCTGGAGCAGTTCGCCGTCGATTTCCCGGATGCCGGGCCAGAGTGGGTGGTCGAGCAGGTCTTCTATCAGATCTTCCCGGACCGCTTCGCCCGCAGCCAGCAGCGCGACCCGGAGCGGGACAAAACCTACTATCACCATGCCGCCGGTCACGAGACCATCTTCCATGAATGGGATGAACCGGTTACCGCTCAGGCGGGGGGCTCCACCTTTTACGGCGGCGATCTGGACGGCATCAGCGAGAAGCTGCCGTATCTGAAAAAACTCGGCGTCACGGCGCTGTACCTCAACCCGGTGTTTGTCGCCCCCAGCGTGCACAAGTACGACACCGAAGATTACCGCCACGTGGATGAGCAGTTTGGCGGCGACGAGGCCCTGCTGCGCCTGCGGGAGAATACCCACCGGGAAGGGATGCGCCTGATCCTGGACGGCGTGTTTAACCACAGCGGCGATTCCCACGCCTGGTTCGACCGCCACAACCGCGGAACGGGCGGCGCCTGCCATAACCCGGACTCGACCCAGCGGGACTGGTACAGCTTTGACGACGAAGGCCGCGCCCTCGACTGGCTGGGCTACGCCAGCCTGCCGAAGCTGGATTACCAGTCACCTACAATGGTGGATGAGATCTACGGCGGCGAGGACAGTATCGTTCGCCACTGGCTGAAAGCCCCGTGGAATATGGACGGCTGGCGGCTGGATGTGGTGCATATGCTTGGAGAAGGCGGCGGGGCGCGCAATAACCTGCAGCACGTGGCCGGGATCACCCGTTCCGCGAAGCAGGCCCGACCCGACGCCTTCGTTTTTGGCGAGCACTTTGGTGATGCCCGCCAGTGGCTGCAGGCCGACGCGGAAGATTCGGCGATGAACTACCGCGGTTTCACCTTCCCGCTGTGGGGCTTCCTCGCCAATACCGATATCTCCTACGATCCTCAGCTGATTGATGCAGAAACCTGCATGAAATGGATGGATAACTACCGCGCCAGCCTTTCGCATCAGCAGCAGCTACGCATGTTCAACCAGCTCGACAGCCATGACACCGCCCGCTTTAAGTCGCTGCTCGGCAAAGACGTCGCGCGTCTGCCGCTGGCGGTCACCTGGCTCTTTACCTGGCCGGGAGTACCGTGCATTTACTACGGGGACGAGGTGGGGCTGGACGGCAATAACGATCCGTTCTGCCGTAAGACCTTCCCGTGGGAGACCGAAAGGCAGGACCCGGTGCTGTTCAGGCTCTATCAGCGGCTGATTAAACTGCGCAAGCAGAGCCAGGCGCTGCGCTACGGCGGTTGTCAGGTGGTCTACGCCCACGACAACGTGGTGGTGTTTATGCGCGTCTACAACCAGCAGCGGGTGCTGGTAGCCATCAACCGGGGTGAGGCCTGTGAAGTGGTGATCGACCATTCGCCGCTGCTGAACGTCAAACAGTGGCAGCTGAAAGAGGGGAAAGGGGTGGCGCAGGAGGGCGTGCTGTCGTTACCGGCGATTTCTGCATCCGTGTGGTTTGGTCATTAA